The candidate division WOR-3 bacterium genome includes the window TCCGGCGAAGCCATTTTAATTGATACGGTCAAACACGGTTCAGGGCTGTCTACATTCACTTTAGCCCCAAACAGAAGCTATTTGGTCAAAAACGGCGAAATAACCGAACCGGTGAATATTTCTGTGATTACAGGAAATGTCTTTGAAACTCTTTCGCTCGTGGAAGACCTCTCTGAAGAATTTTCGATTTACTCTCCTACAGGAGGGGGCTGCGGAAAAGGAGACCAATACCCTCTTGAAGTTTCTTTCGGAGGCCCTTACACGACCATAAGCAAGATGAACGTGCAATAAACGGAGGAAAAATGATCTTTGAAAAAATAACAGAAAAGCAAAATGCTTTCAGCGTTAAAATCCAGCAGTCAGAGATTTCCGGCGTAAAAAAAACAAACGACACCAAAACCGGAATGAGGGTATACGATGCGGGTAGGCTTGGAATATACGGGGAAATTGGCGCTAACAGAGACGAAGAGAAGTTGAAAAAGCGTGCGGTTGAAGCGCTGGATATCGCCATAGACTATCCTTTCGAACCCGCTTCCGAAATTGAAGAAACATGGCAATTTACTGGGGAAAACCTCTCGGACATGGATTTTATTGAAGGTATAAAAAGTCTGCTTGAAAAGCTGAAAAACAAACACCCGAAATTCACATTTTCAAATTCGATCTCCACCTACACATTTTCGAATGAAATGTCAAACGAACGAGGTCTCAAACTTCATTACAAAGACGAACTTTACGCCAGCATTTTGTTTTTCAAGGAAAAATGCTCGTCCAACATACTCGACGGCTATTCAGGATACATAGGAAGGACTTTTAACCCAACGGAAATGTTGAGAATAACCGACATTCTATGCTCGAATTATCTCGTAAACGCAGACATCAAACTACCCGATAAATATCCTGTTGTGTTCCTGTCTTCGGACATTTCCGAATTTTCTTTTTTTTCTCATCATTTGAACGGACTCAATATCGGAACGAAGACTTCATCAATTTCTTCAAAGATAAAAGAGAAGCTATTCAATGAAAAGTTCACTTTACTTCAGACAAAAGACCCCAACTTCACCTATTCGGTTTTTTTTGACTCGGAAGGAACGGTCAACCCAAATTATGAAACACCTCTCGTAGAAAAAGGAGTGTTTCTGAAACCTTACACAGACAAGAGAACTTCGGCGAGGTTCGGATTTGAAAACACCGGTTCGGCGAATTTTCAATACGACGGAGCCCCTCTCCTCGCTACACCACCATTCAGAGCTCTTCCAACCGATAAAAATTTAAAAGATATCATCGGAGATGAAAAAGCCATTTTCGTGTACATCAAATCCGGAGGAGATTTCACCCCAGACGGTTTTTACGCTTCTCCAGTGCAGTTAGCTTACCTTTTTGAAAACGGACAAATCAAGGGAAAACTCCCTCAAATTCAGATAAAATCAAACGCTTTTGATATGTTTGGAAATTCTTTTCTCGGAGTCTCTGAAGAAAAATTTTCCGCTTTAGGTTCAGAAAATTTTTTTGTCGCAGAGATGGACGTCTTCGAGTTATAACAAGGTGATTTAACCGCCTGAAAAAACATATATGACAGCATTTACGGCTTTTACAATGAATTGTTATTGTCTAGCATAAGCACAATTTTTGAAACTTTACGAATCAGGAGAAAAACAATAAAATAATTTGTGACTTTCAAGGGGGTGTTGTGAAAGCTTTGTCTTGCTTTTCAATAAATCCAGACCCTTACAAAGCAGGAATTGAAATAGCGGAAAGTGTCGCTTCTATATCACCTGAAATTCTATTCCTGTTCCCTACAATTCACTACGACGGATCCACTGAAATGGCAGAAGCGATATACGACGTGATACAAAACGAAGATATGGTTTTAATAGGAAACACCGGCGAAGGCTTTTATGAAAAGAATAAAGTTTCGAACTCCGGCGTATCGGCGCTTGCGTTAAATTCATCGGGTAAAATCAAGTATTATTTTTCAAAGTGCAAAGGAGTGGGTTCTGATCCTCTAAATGCATCCATGGAATGCACAAAAAAAGTCAACGAAAAATGTGATTTTTCAAAACCGGTCCTGTATTTCATGGCTTCAGACTTCAGAACTGACGCCGAATTGATCATAAAAGGAATCGCGCAGAACATAAAAGAGCCTCTTATCGGAGGTCTTGCCGGGGATGATAATTCATTTTTAAAATCCTGGATTTATTTGCAAAGAGAAGTTTTGGAGGACACTTTGGTTGTTTTGGCTTTAAATGGAGATTTCAATTTCGAAATACGGACAGCTCATGAACTACAACCTATAGGCTCTATAGGAGTTGTAACACATGTGGAAGGCACGAAAATTCTCGGTATTTCAGATATACCTGCGATGGATTTTCTCGAAAGAGAAATGGGGAAAAAGATCAACTACGCGGATCAGGGGATCATCACTTTCAAGGTCATGGAAAACCCTCAGTCTCACGGTCACAAGATTAGATCGGTTCTGCTCCCTGAAGACGCCACACAGGACTCAAGCTTGAAGTTATTCAGCGCTGTCGAAACAGGCACATACGTCCAAGTCTGTTTAGCTCCTCCTGAGATGATGCTCAGGGATATTGAAGACATAGGCGAATCAATAAAAAATTTGACGTTCAAACCTAAAGCCGCGTTGTTGGTGAGTTGCGCCGGCAGAAAAAAAGTTTTAGCCAACGAAATTGAGCACGAGGTGAAAACAATCGCATCAAAATACCCATCCATAAATGCAATAGCCGGATACCCCTCCTTCGGTGAATTTGGAAGTGTTAAAAATCAAATGGGCTACACCAAGCCTCTTTTCCACAACATGACTTTTATTCTTCTTCTGCTGGGAGACAAAGAAAGTTGAAAAAAATTTTTACCAGCCTTTCACCGACCCCCCCAAAAGGGTTTAAGATTAAAGAACTCACAAAAAAAGAGCTTTTGGGCTATCAAGTCGCGGTTTTCGCCGATTCTTTGAAATCTTTTCTTGAAAATTACGAAATTTTCAAAAACAGGATCTGCGGAACAGTGTTGACATACGGAGAAAATTTCGGCTTTCACCAGATTACTCCTACACTCTGGAACCTAACGTTTCCAAAAAGCAGAAAAGATTTGATATACGACATAGCAAACAATGCCCTCGACATCATAGATGTAATAGAAAACTTATCCAAAGAAAACACCGTGTTGAAAATAGAAATACAGAGGGAAAACTTAAATCTCAAAAACTCCTGGAACAACTACAGCGAGACAATCGACAAACTCGGACTCAGAATAGAAGATTTAAGGCGCGAGATTGTCCAAAGGGAGAAAGCTGAAAGCGACCTCAAGCACAGAGTTGATTTTGAAAGCCTTACCTCGGAAACTACAGCCAAGCTTTTAAACTCAACCTCTTTTGATTCCCAAAACACTGTTAAAGACGTTTTGGAACAAATTGCCTTTTTCACAAAATCAATCAGTATATCAATTTTCGAAATTGAAAACAGAGAAATTACATTGTCTTTCTTATGGAAAAAAAATCAAGAAGATGATAACGAGCCAATCCCTGCAGCTTATCACAGTGATGAGGAAAACCTGTTTTTTTCAGCGATGAAAAATCTACAGATTGTGTTCGTGAGCGATAATTCAAAAAATGCTTTCTCCGTTTCAAACTCCGGTTTTTTCAAACTATTTGGAGAAAAAAATTCCATCCTTTCGATTCCGGTTGAAATTTCCGAAGAAGCGAAAGGGTTCATATGCTACGAAAGAGACAGTGAAAAAGGGCCACTAAAAGACGAGGACATTAAAATTTTAAAATTCTTGGGAGAGACAATTTTTGAATTCAAAGAGAAATGTAAATTCGAAGAGATGCTTAAAGACAGCGAAACTAGGTTCAGGAAAATAACCGAGATGCTCCCAGAGTCAATTATTGAAACCGACCAAACAGGCCTGATCAAATACGCAAACAAAAAATTTTTTGACCTTTTCGGATACGACGAAGAAGACCTGAAAAAGGGTATATATATTTTCGACCTCATAGACGATGATCAGAAAGAAGGCGCTATAAAGGAATTTTCAGAGAGGCTTATCACAAAAGACGTAACCCCATTTGAATACAAGGGAAAGAAAAAAGATTCAACTTATTTTCCAGGGGTTTTCAGCGGTTTTTTCGACAAGGACAAAAAATCCGGAATAGTTGTCAGGGGAATTATTTTAGACCTAACCCAAATAAAAAACGCCGAAGAAGAACGCCTAAAACTGAAAAAGATGGAATCCATCGGTCTTCTCGCGGGTGGAATTGCTCATGATTTCAACAATCTTCTGATGGGAATATTCGGCAACATCGAAATCGCGAAAATGATGATATCACCCGAAGACAAACCATTCGCTTTTCTAGAAACCGCAGAACAAGCGCTTCAAAACGCCAAAAGTTTGACAAAACAACTTCTGACCTTCTCCAAAGGGGGAGAACCTGTAAAAGAGACCCTTTCACTCGGTAAAATCGTTCTGGAAACGGCAGAATTTTCGATAAGAGGCAGCAACGTGAAGCTCGTTTCGCAAATCGAAGAAGACCTCTGGCAAGTGGAAGCCGATAAAAGCCAGATATGCCAAGTGATAAGCAATTTAACTATAAACGCTCAGCAATCAATGCCCGAAGGCGGAGAAATCCAGCTCTTAGTGAAAAATCAGGAAGAATCTGAAGGTAAAAAAGTCAAAATAGTAATAAAAGATTCCGGGATTGGTATAGCCAAAAACCATCTCGACAAAGTTTTCGATCCCTATTTCACGACCAAACAGCACGGCAGCGGACTCGGGCTGAGCATTTCACATTCAATCATAAGCAAACACGGCGGTTCTATACACATAATCTCAGATATCGGAAAAGGCACGACAGTGACTGTTTTGTTACCCGCTAAAGAAAACACAGAGACTAATTCAGAAATTTGGGAAAGACCCAGCGATGACAATTCAAACGAAAATCTCAGAATATTGATTTTGGAAGACGATGTATTTATAAAGAGCATAATAGAGTCGATGCTCAGATCCATGGGGCACCAAGCAGTGACAAAAAACGACGGTTTTGCTCTCATAGAAGAATATAAAAAATCAATAAACCAAAACACAGAGTTTGACATTTTGATCTGCGATTTGACAATACCTGGAAGTCTTGGTGGAAAAGAAGTTGCCCAGAGGATTTTGCAGACAGACCCCTTGGCAAAAATGATCGTCATGAGCGGTTACGCTACCGATCCAATAATGTCGAATTTCAGGTCCTACGG containing:
- a CDS encoding PAS domain S-box protein; the encoded protein is MKKIFTSLSPTPPKGFKIKELTKKELLGYQVAVFADSLKSFLENYEIFKNRICGTVLTYGENFGFHQITPTLWNLTFPKSRKDLIYDIANNALDIIDVIENLSKENTVLKIEIQRENLNLKNSWNNYSETIDKLGLRIEDLRREIVQREKAESDLKHRVDFESLTSETTAKLLNSTSFDSQNTVKDVLEQIAFFTKSISISIFEIENREITLSFLWKKNQEDDNEPIPAAYHSDEENLFFSAMKNLQIVFVSDNSKNAFSVSNSGFFKLFGEKNSILSIPVEISEEAKGFICYERDSEKGPLKDEDIKILKFLGETIFEFKEKCKFEEMLKDSETRFRKITEMLPESIIETDQTGLIKYANKKFFDLFGYDEEDLKKGIYIFDLIDDDQKEGAIKEFSERLITKDVTPFEYKGKKKDSTYFPGVFSGFFDKDKKSGIVVRGIILDLTQIKNAEEERLKLKKMESIGLLAGGIAHDFNNLLMGIFGNIEIAKMMISPEDKPFAFLETAEQALQNAKSLTKQLLTFSKGGEPVKETLSLGKIVLETAEFSIRGSNVKLVSQIEEDLWQVEADKSQICQVISNLTINAQQSMPEGGEIQLLVKNQEESEGKKVKIVIKDSGIGIAKNHLDKVFDPYFTTKQHGSGLGLSISHSIISKHGGSIHIISDIGKGTTVTVLLPAKENTETNSEIWERPSDDNSNENLRILILEDDVFIKSIIESMLRSMGHQAVTKNDGFALIEEYKKSINQNTEFDILICDLTIPGSLGGKEVAQRILQTDPLAKMIVMSGYATDPIMSNFRSYGFKARLPKPFNFEELKRSIFQAMQNPDPET
- a CDS encoding FIST C-terminal domain-containing protein gives rise to the protein MKALSCFSINPDPYKAGIEIAESVASISPEILFLFPTIHYDGSTEMAEAIYDVIQNEDMVLIGNTGEGFYEKNKVSNSGVSALALNSSGKIKYYFSKCKGVGSDPLNASMECTKKVNEKCDFSKPVLYFMASDFRTDAELIIKGIAQNIKEPLIGGLAGDDNSFLKSWIYLQREVLEDTLVVLALNGDFNFEIRTAHELQPIGSIGVVTHVEGTKILGISDIPAMDFLEREMGKKINYADQGIITFKVMENPQSHGHKIRSVLLPEDATQDSSLKLFSAVETGTYVQVCLAPPEMMLRDIEDIGESIKNLTFKPKAALLVSCAGRKKVLANEIEHEVKTIASKYPSINAIAGYPSFGEFGSVKNQMGYTKPLFHNMTFILLLLGDKES